From a single Arachis hypogaea cultivar Tifrunner chromosome 3, arahy.Tifrunner.gnm2.J5K5, whole genome shotgun sequence genomic region:
- the LOC140183508 gene encoding uncharacterized protein gives MQPQALTHPCPFLSLSLSANPNPNGIGTQPYPIAELFSSDRRCCRRRQRQTWVPSSLVEGLLASRSSSPRRQVHVRNCWRRRREGLLHRRLCSICWCPSLSSSSLSIRGSELSLSLSFSLGRVSLLGCGVFTAPSPSFLPRRRRMRRRTSQAIVWGNEKLFHQTRKLTVQMQKQMLEGKVALITGAASGIGE, from the exons ATGC AACCTCAGGCCCTCACCCACCCCtgcccctttctctctctctctctctcggcaAACCCAAACCCTAACGGCATAGGAACCCAACCCTATCCCATCGCCGAGCTCTTCTCTTCCGATAGACGGTGTTGTCGCCGCCGGCAAAGACAGACTTGGGTGCCGTCTTCGCTCGTGGAAGGTCTGCTCGCTTCTCGATCCTCTTCTCCTCGACGTCAGGTGCATGTTCGGAACTGTTGGCGACGCCGCCGCGAAGGGCTTCTCCATCGTCGTCTGTGCTCGATTTGTTGGTGTCCATCTCTCTCTTCGAGTTCTCTCTCTATTCGAGGCTCCgagctctctctgtctctctctttcTCACTGGGACGTGTCTCTCTGCTCGGCTGTGGAGTATTCACCGCGCCGTCACCGTCTTTCCTCCCTCGCCGCCG GAGAATGAGAAGGAGAACATCACAAGCAATT GTTTGGGGAAACGAAAAGCTCTTCCATCAAACCAGAAAACTCACAGTCCAAATGCAGAAGCaaat GTTGGAGGGTAAGGTGGCTCTAATCACGGGAGCAGCCAGTGGAATCGGAGAATAA